The DNA region ACAGTCCAGAAGTGAAGAGTACAATCAGAAAAGTGTTGTAGGATTTATTAAATAATCGATGCCagttattcagaaaaaaaaaaaaaaaaaaaaaaaattgatgccAGTTCTCTAATTAATAAAGGGAATCTATTCGTTCATTTCTTTTCCATCGGAGCACCCCGCATAATAGTCTGACAAGCTTAGGGTATTTATGCACTTTACTatgtataataattttattaatactaaagtgataaattattttataattttttttataaattattgatataatcagtaattaataagtaaaaaagtgttATTAATAGCTTAGAGGTGGGCTCCATGAGAATATATAACAATTGACCccaataataatttgtaaaaatattataaaatagtctGCATAACGCATtcacctttttaatttttttttaataaatagtttgaaaaatattaCTTCATCAACATGAGAGTAAAACCTCCCATGTAAATTGGAATAACACgttcacatttttaaaatacaaataatttgcACTAGatgattgaaaaaagaaaaagaagatatgaTATGGATGAGAGTTTAAGTGGTAggtaaaatatgaaatttaatattttgttagtCATTTAAAAAGATTTAGTGTAAATAGttggtgtaagtgcacaatttgtacccggatcCAAACGAGTGATGAGtttaggcccaaagagccttatacaatgaaatttatagagcatgagcttgaaatctaggctTTACAAATTTTGGACAACAGATAGATGGACTATATCGCCACTACCTAAACAAccaatagataaaaataacggAAActttcctcggacgtaagctgaTGATCATTTGGATTGCCTTTCTTTCCTTAAACAAAAGATTAAGACCAAAGATAATTTGTAAAATGCTCTCTGTatctcttcctttcttttttccccgATCACCTTCTTGATGCCTCTTCTCTTTCTTATATCCCTCTTTTACTCCCTTTCATCTTCCATATATAGCACAGATCAcccaattagatacttgtcccgtCCACcactttcttgaagtcttcaaataatagttggaaggctgaacatttactgttcaaaggtcattttctcattaatgcggccagagaggtaagtgcagggtctttaatgtggtagTAGCAGgcttttcccttgatatttctcatacgctCCCCCTCTCTATAACTGTGTGGAATACATCTTTACCCAACAAGCTTTCTAGAATTCTCTCCCCAAACATCATGACATATCATACAATATTCATTTGACTTAGCCAAGAATATGCCTCTCCTCGGACAACCTCACCAATCTTTCTAGCAAGAGTTGGCTTATGGGCCTCAAAGGCTCAGCTCGGACAGGCTCACACCACCAAATCAGGCTCAAGGCCCACATGCGtgttttgaccattttacccccacagttggtattttaccattttatgaGAGGTAAGGATCTTATTTCCAAAAAAGTGTGAGTAACGAACAAAATATTAAGGAGGAGACAAATGAAATGTATGTATGATCTTGTAATTTTCTATGATTTTGATTCTTCACTTGTTAAATTGTCATTTTCTGAAATACCTTTTTGTTGAATCATTTTTGACTCACCTTATTGTGTTGTCGTTTACATTTTCATTATTGGCATATCACACATATATgtgtggtttttattttttgggttgtgtTAACGGCCATCGTAAATTGCCTGCTAACAACATAATTATTGGCAgttttttttagcttttgggtaatttttgacagtttttgacaattttttttaatcaattttagtaatttttttgacatttttttaagtgagacaaaaaaaaagttcagaaGTACCACACAGGGCTtgttaacatttcttttttcttatttaatttaattttggtttttcactttttttagtGTTGTTAAATAATAAAGGGCTTATTTGTATTCTAGAGAGcgtacatttatttttaaaagttcaaaaagttcaagataaatatgtattttatctaaattttgaataaaaataagttattatttttataggaaaaaaattaatttattctaaatatatatataatttataaaattggaatgACATGGTAACTAAAGACgctcttaaaaaaatcaatttttatatatatatatacatatatatatatatataaatacacgtatgaataaatttttaaagaattttattcatttgtcgtataacaaatataatatatgtttATTGTTAATGAGTGCTCTTACAgtagtatatattaatagagcattttaaaaaacttttaatattacctttatgaaaaaatgtaaaaacttgtttaaaaattagtttttttttttcctcataaaaaatttgtaaaagtaTTTCATTGACTTATCCGTATATTTTTAAAGGTTAATGTTAGTCAATTGCACTCTTTGACCAACATGTGCAGTTCTTTCTCCAATCAACTGGAATTAAAACATTCATAGAATCATAGTGGTTTAGTTTCGACTTACCAGTTACCATTGtgatatatatttcttttcatggtctagactttttttttttttgagaatgtcaTTGTCTAGAATTTGTGACAACGAATtcagttattattttattcttcttGTTTTAACAGGACGAAAATAAAGCCAAGAAGAAGACCCACAATAGTGCATTTTATTGTTTCTCACAAGTGATTTTAATGGTCCTCATACATTCGTACTTCCTTGATAACAAAAAATCGTAAGAACCaataaatattgttttctttcagAATAGCAATGTTTTGTTGGAATTCAAGCTCACATTTATGAGGTGAAATAAATAGAATCACATTCTTACAAactcacataattttttttttaaattttttttagataagataaaatttttactctaacctagtctatatgtatatgtatgtaaaactTCGTTTTAAAGATTTGAATCTCGACTTTTTTGCTTACATTTTATAAACACTTATAATTATGGAGTGACTAAACTGTTAAGAGTTTGCTATGGTCAATCTCACAAATGACATAAACAAAATTTACTCTAACAAAGAAATGGCAAAATGCAATTATGGGGGTGCCTTATTTATCACTCAGGATTAGCTCAACACAGCCTTTCAAATAATCTAATGCCAATAATTGAATGAACAAAGAGATGGGCCtcccttcaaagttcaaactttcCACACTCTATTCACATTCCAACGATGTGTCCGAGTCGCATAAATATGACTATGATGTCCTACCAtaatcttatttaaaaaaataaaactttctcACATGATCCCAAGCAAGTTACGCATAAAAAAATCCTGAAAATAGAAGTCCCTACAATACAAAGCATTAAACAAAAGCAACGAATCGTTTCccatacaaaaaaagaaagaaaagaaagaaaagaaacctcttttgaaagttaaaaaaagaattgcTTTTTGCATATTATAGGCGGGGTTACCTCAAGGCTCAAGCTAAGCTCAATCTCTGCAACCAAGTTATTAAACACATGCGTACAAACTAGTTTATCCTTccttctctctctgagttttCTTTGACTTCCAGAGTGTAATATAGTATTAACtcctgtctctctctctctctttctctcgctCTTTGTGCTGAGTTTAGAGCTCTCATTTACTCACTCTTTCCAAGAAGCTTGGTTTTTGGATCGGTCATTTCCAACAGGTTagctcttctctctctctctgaagaaTATCTTTCTCTGTACAACTTACTGTGTCTTTGGCTTAATTTGCTGGTTTTAGATTGCGTATTAAGAATAGCTTATAGAGTTTTTGATATAAAGGaatgcaaacaaaaaaaaggttgttaATTTGCTATTTATTTCCTATTCTTGAACTTCTTGATTATATTGGCTTCAGAAAAGAATCTGATTTGTAGCAATTTCTTCTTCTGCTTCCTCTTCAttctgttatttatttattttttttggggggggggggggtgttattTGGGTTTGATGAGAATATATTGTATGTAAGAAGTGTGGGATTGAATGGAGGATTtaatattattgatataaaagTTCATTTGGGATTGAAGAATTTCAGCATCTCTTGAGACTTGGAGTTGCTTTGTCTTTTCTATAtctgattttgttttgtttttatttttgtttttttactttaatttgtTAATTCTTATTGATTTCTCATTATTAGATAATTAAGAATGCTTACCCAgttcaacaaatttttatatttttgcaaaattgGTGGTAAATGGTTTCAATTTCCTTGTCATTTGGGATATTTGGCCAAAGAGAAGGATCCATTTCTTTAACATGTGTTGATTAGTTTCTGAGATCACATAAGAATGGTGAGAAAATGGAGCCTTGaacctataatttattttgttcagGTTATGAAGGATGACAATCTCTCCAAGCGAAATAGTTGTATTTAATAAGTCTCTGTAGCAATAGCTTCCACTTTCATTTAAGCCCAAATAGTGGAAAATCTTACTTTATCTTCTGTTCATTTACTTCTTAATCTAGAAGTAAAAATGGCAGATAGGATATAGGGAACTTTTGGTTCAGATTTTGAGCTCAAAGAAATCACTAATAAAGCACAATATCCGTTAGCTCAATAGCCCATTAGCCCCActaattttgtctttattagCTGTTTATTTTATTGCGGTCCATACAAAGCCAGTAGCCCGTGATGGAAATTTCACCGACTCGAGAGAAATTACTATGGTCATCTGTAAATACTAAaagatacatttttttctttcttaatcaATACTATAAGATACATGAGTTCCTTAAAACTTTTGATGGTgaagacataaaaaaaaaaaaaaaaaaattagaggacAGTCTTAGGATTAGGCAAATGTATTGATCTCGAATCCTATGCAAAACCCATTAATTCTGCTCATAAAACAAGGGCATCTGATTTTTTTCACTAATTGGAAGTTTGAAGTTACAGCTAGAAGCTTGAAAATGCTTCTAAACAATATCACTGAATTTTGTTGGTTGTTTATTCAACTGGGACTGAGATTCAGTCAAAATTCGCACACTATCCCATCAGTAAAAATGGGCTGTATGCCTGTATCTTGTGGCTTAATGTTACTACTAATATTAGTTTCTGTATATTATGACTCATATGAATAGTATAGATTGCCTTGACCCTTGAGGTTGGTTATTTTGTTTCTGccttaacacttaaaaaaaaaaaaattatttacttgaCTGTGGACAGGCTGCTAGTTGTAATAGTTCCTGAATTATTTCTTTCAATGATGCCCTCTTGTTCCTGAATCTTGCTCAGTCCCACTAAAGTTTAATCTGATGGTGCCATTTAGCAGAAACTAATACATGAATCTAAAGAATCTGATGGAAGACAAGAAATTAGACTTTAATCGGCCTCTTTTATCAGTGAGGCGAGTTTCATCAACAGCAGTCTCTTCACAAGTtgacaacaaaaagaaaactgaTAAGTCAGTACCCAGTATACCTCCACTTCCATTTTACAGATCAGAGCTGAAATCAGGTCCAGTGAGAAACCCTGGAACTGTTCCTTTCGTGTGGGAGCAAGCCCCAGGAAGACCTAAGGATGaaagcaaagcaaaaactcGGGCTCTTCAACAGCCTCACACCCCAAAACTTCCACCTGGGAGGTTTCCAAATGTTAAACAAAAAACTTTCGATAAATTTTCTGAAAGTACGGCTGTTACTGAGTCCAAAACAGAAAATGTTGTTCCCAGGTCTCAAAATGTTTTGTCTTTGGATGAAACTGTGACTAAACATGAGAGCACAGAAGAGAAGATGGAGCTAGAGGAGTTTTCTAGTTCAGAGGAGGGTGATGAGGCATATTTAGATGCACTTGATACAATTTCCAGGACTGAATCATTTTGTATGAACTGCAGCATAAGTGGTTTGAGTGGCTTGGATGTTCCGGATGTTAAACCATCTGGATCCTTCTCAACGGATCCACAAGCTCGGGATTTCATGATGGGTCGTTTCTTGCCTGCAGCAAAGGCAATGGCTTCTGAAACACCTCCACATGCTAGTTGGAAGCAACCTGTTCAACGGCAGCAACTAAGACAAGGAGAGAAGGTAGTAAGTAGGGATAAGCGTAGTCCTTGTAATCATTATGGACAGAATTTCATTCCCCAATATGCTCATAATAATGATGGGGAAGAAAGTGAAAATGAAGCAGATGATTATGATGGATCTGAAATTTCATCAGCTAAAGTTTGTGGGTTACTTCCTAGATTTTGCTTAAGAAATTCTTTTTGCCTTTTGAATCCTGTACCTGGGATGAGGATGCAGTCAAGCAGAAACGTCTCTTCAGTCCGCAGAGTGAGGGCTAAATCTTCATATTCAGTTTCTTGCAGTGAACCTGAAAAAGAGGTACTTATTTATCTGTCtcgtctgtttttgtttttgttttttgccttTTCTGCTGTGTTTATATTTTCATGTCTAAAGTCATTGTTGAGCACTAGCATCTTTTTATTCCTATAGCAAGCTGGGGCTGCTGTACATGAGCAAAGATCATTGAATGGACACCAAAAAGCTGAGACGCATGAAGATAGGAATGAGCTAAAAAGTGAATCTAACCAAATCACATACAAAAGTGATTGTGAGAAACCAGATCAATCACCTTTGCACAGGCGTTTGCAGGGCAATGGCAAATCACCCTGCCAGAATAAAAATTCCCAATCTCTCCATGAAGAGAGAGGTTTTCTTGGTATGCCTGAAAAAGTTAAGAATTCCAAGGTGAATGGCTCCAATCCAAATAGGAAAGGCCCCTACCTATTCCGAGAATTATTGGCCAATGAGAGCAATGATTGGGAATCAGGCTCAGAGAGTCCTGTGGTTGAGAAAACTCTCTACATTGATTCAGTACATACAGTAGACTCTCGAAAATCAAATGCAAGTTCTTCAGATAGGAAAAGTTTAACTGATTACAGAGAGGATAATCACGGGATTCTTGCAAAAAGCAGTGAAATGGAAAAAACTCCTGCAGTAGATTCTTCACTTGAAGATTTCAAGCACTTGAGTGTTGCAGATGAGGCAAAAATGCAAACTAAAAGTTCATCCGTTGAAGCCtgtttcctctcttttttagaCAGATCCAAAGATGACATACAAGTGCAATTGATAAGTTTTTCCAAACAGGACCAGGACCTTATTCGTGATTCACTATCATTGACAAGCTCAAAAGCAGCCGATACTAAGAAAATTAATCAGGAGAGCCAACAGTCCTTGAAATCAGGTAGTAGAGAAGGAGGTATTACATTAACAAGCTTAAAAGTGGCTGATAATGATAACATTGGGTTAGAAAGCCAAGGGCCTAAGAAAAGGGGCACTCGACAAAGTTCTCACGGCCTCCAAATTCAGGATTCTGTCACATTGGCAAGCTCAAAGGTGAGTGACAATGAGAAGATTGATTTAGAAAGCCGGCTGGCTATAAAAGGTTATGGCAACTATCCTCAGCTTCATATTGGCCCACCCTTACCAAAATCTCCGTCTGAGTCTTGGCTAAAGCGTACTCTGCCGACCATTTCCTCCAAGAATTTACCTTCAAGGTCTTCTCTTGCTATGCGCATCCATACTAGCAACCAAGGTTCGAATACAACCTCTCTTGAATCGAAGTGGGAAACAATTGTTAAAACTTCCAACGTCCATCTTGGGCATTTGCGAATTTCTGAGGTAATCCCATAACTCTGCCTTCATTTTTTGTGTACACTGATGTGGGGATGTTATGCTTACATGACTATTTTTTAACCAGGAACTAACACCTATACCGGAAGCTTAAAAGTTTGGCAGCTTTATAAGTAGTCCACCCACCCGTGCACTAGGCTGGAATTTGCATTTCGTTGATGTCATTGAAGGTGATCAATGTTATTTCTTCcatgtttaaatttttactttacACAAGGAGTTCCCTTTTTGGTTCCTATACTCAGAAGCCAGTATATAATGAAAGCTGTAAATTGCATCCCGATTTCATTCTGTAATAAGAAATTTTAACTAgttatttttcttgtaaatCTCATCCTCAATTTGTTGGTTCAAACAAAAGTTAGTTTGTTCctgtatgatttttcttttcttttctgtaaAGGGAATTAAAAAGCTacgtttaattttttttgtaataaagagAGATGGGCGCTTCTTTGAGAcatgtactttttattttaacatatacTATTGATTTGAACCTATAATGTCCAATTAGAATTTTCTGTGGAAGCTAGATTTAAacctagatctcttatttgacAACAAtggactttatcagttgagttaattagaaTCCACTTTATTCATCATTCATGcttaattttcaataataattgtTCTAATATGAGAGATGGTCCCTCCTATATGAGAGATGGTCCCTCTTTCAAAAATACCCTCCTTAATGAAGGATAACTTCATTTATTAATATgatcata from Castanea sativa cultivar Marrone di Chiusa Pesio chromosome 6, ASM4071231v1 includes:
- the LOC142638238 gene encoding uncharacterized protein LOC142638238, coding for MNLKNLMEDKKLDFNRPLLSVRRVSSTAVSSQVDNKKKTDKSVPSIPPLPFYRSELKSGPVRNPGTVPFVWEQAPGRPKDESKAKTRALQQPHTPKLPPGRFPNVKQKTFDKFSESTAVTESKTENVVPRSQNVLSLDETVTKHESTEEKMELEEFSSSEEGDEAYLDALDTISRTESFCMNCSISGLSGLDVPDVKPSGSFSTDPQARDFMMGRFLPAAKAMASETPPHASWKQPVQRQQLRQGEKVVSRDKRSPCNHYGQNFIPQYAHNNDGEESENEADDYDGSEISSAKVCGLLPRFCLRNSFCLLNPVPGMRMQSSRNVSSVRRVRAKSSYSVSCSEPEKEQAGAAVHEQRSLNGHQKAETHEDRNELKSESNQITYKSDCEKPDQSPLHRRLQGNGKSPCQNKNSQSLHEERGFLGMPEKVKNSKVNGSNPNRKGPYLFRELLANESNDWESGSESPVVEKTLYIDSVHTVDSRKSNASSSDRKSLTDYREDNHGILAKSSEMEKTPAVDSSLEDFKHLSVADEAKMQTKSSSVEACFLSFLDRSKDDIQVQLISFSKQDQDLIRDSLSLTSSKAADTKKINQESQQSLKSGSREGGITLTSLKVADNDNIGLESQGPKKRGTRQSSHGLQIQDSVTLASSKVSDNEKIDLESRLAIKGYGNYPQLHIGPPLPKSPSESWLKRTLPTISSKNLPSRSSLAMRIHTSNQGSNTTSLESKWETIVKTSNVHLGHLRISEELTPIPEA